A single genomic interval of Nomascus leucogenys isolate Asia chromosome 3, Asia_NLE_v1, whole genome shotgun sequence harbors:
- the MMP21 gene encoding matrix metalloproteinase-21, translated as MLAASIFRPTLLLCWLAAPWPTQPESLFHSRDRSDLEPSPLRQAKPIADLHAAQRFLSRYGWSGVRAAWGPSPEGPPETPKGAALAEAVRRFQRANALPASGELDAATLATMNQPRCGVPDSRPPPPAALPSLPGLPPRARSRRSPRAPLSLSRRGWQPRGSPDGGAAQAFSKRTLSWRLLGEALSSQLSAAEQRRIVALAFRMWSEVTPLDFREDLAAPGAAVDIKLGFGRGRHLGCPRAFDGSGQEFAHAWRLGDIHFDDDEHFTPPTSDMGISLLKVAVHEIGHVLGLPHTYRTGSIMQPNYIPQEPAFELDWSDRKAIQKLYGSCEGSFDTAFDWIRKERNQYGEVMVRFSTYFFRNSWYWLYENRNNRTRYGDPIQILTGWPGIPTHNIDAFVHIWTWKRDERYFFQGNQYWRYDSDKDQALTEDEQGKSYPKLISEGFPGIPSPLDTAFYDRRQKLIYFFKESLVFAFDVNRNRVLNSYPKKITEVFPAIIPQNHPFRNIDSAYYSYAYNSIFFFKGNAYWKVVNDKDKQQNSWLPANGLFPKKFISEKWFDVCDVHISTLNM; from the exons ATGCTCGCCGCCTCCATCTTCCGTCCGACACTGCTGCTCTGCTGGCTGGCTGCTCCCTGGCCCACCCAGCCTGAGAGCCTCTTCCACAGCCGGGACCGCTCGGACCTGGAGCCATccccactgcgccaggccaagcCCATTGCCGACCTCCACGCTGCGCAG CGGTTCCTGTCCAGATACGGCTGGTCGGGGGTGCGGGCGGCCTGGGGGCCCAGTCCCGAGGGGCCGCCGGAGACCCCCAAAGGCGCCGCCCTGGCCGAGGCGGTGCGAAGGTTCCAGCGGGCGAACGCGCTGCCGGCCAGCGGGGAGCTGGACGCGGCCACCTTGGCGACCATGAACCAGCCGCGCTGCGGGGTCCCCGACTCGCGCCCACCGCCCCCCGCCGCTCTGCCTTCGCTCCCGGGCCTGCCCCCCAGAGCCCGCTCCAGGCGCTCCCCGCGGGCGCCGCTGTCCCTGTCCCGGCGGGGTTGGCAGCCCCGGGGCTCCCCTGACGGCGGAGCCGCCCAGGCCTTCTCCAAGAGGACGCTGAGCTGGCGGCTGCTGGGAGAGGCCCTGAGCAGCCAACTGTCCGCGGCCGAGCAGCGGCGCATCGTGGCGCTGGCCTTCAGGATGTGGAGCGAGGTGACGCCGCTGGACTTCCGCGAGGACCTGGCCGCCCCCGGGGCCGCGGTCGACATCAAGCTGGGTTTTGGGAGAG GCCGGCACCTGGGCTGTCCGCGGGCCTTCGATGGGAGCGGGCAGGAGTTTGCACACGCCTGGCGCCTAGGTGACATTCACTTTGACGACGATGAGCACTTCACGCCTCCCACCAGTGACATGGGCATCAGTCTTCTCAAG GTGGCTGTCCATGAAATTGGCCATGTCCTGGGCTTACCTCACACCTACAGGACGGGATCCATAATGCAACCAAATTACATTCCCCAGGAGCCTGCCTTTGAGTTGGACTGGTCAGACAGGAAAGCGATTCAAAAGCTGTATG gctcctGTGAGGGATCATTTGATACTGCATTTGACTGGATTCGCAAAGAGAGAAACCAATATGGAGAGGTGATGGTGAGATTTAGCACGTATTTCTTCCGCAACAGCTGGTACTGGCTTTATGAAAATCGCAACAATAGGACACGCTATGGGGACCCTATCCAAATCCTCACTGGCtggcctggaatcccaacacacAACATAGATGCCTTTGTTCACATCTGGACATGGAAAAGAGATGAACGTTATTTTTTTCAAG GAAATCAATACTGGAGATATGACAGTGACAAGGATCAGGCCCTCACAGAGGATGAACAAGGAAAAAGCTATCCCAAATTGATTTCAGAAGGATTTCCTGGCATCCCAAGTCCCCTAGACACGGCATTTTATGACCGAAGACAGAAGTTAATTTACTTCTTCAAGGAGTCCCTT GTATTTGCATTTGATGTCAACAGAAATCGAGTACTTAATTCTTATCCAAAGAAGATTACTGAAGTTTTTCCAGCAATAATACCACAAAACCATCCTTTTAGAAATATAGATTCCGCTTATTACTCCTATGCATAcaactccattttctttttcaaaggcaATGCATACTGGAAGGTAGTTAATGACAAGGACAAACAACAGAATTCCTGGCTTCCTGCTAATGGCTTATTTccaaaaaagtttatttcagaGAAGTGGTTTGATGTTTGTGATGTCCATATCTCCACACTGAACATGTAA